Below is a window of Rhipicephalus sanguineus isolate Rsan-2018 chromosome 9, BIME_Rsan_1.4, whole genome shotgun sequence DNA.
tacagtACGCAAATAAAGTAAGGTATTACCGTAGCACTCGTCCTTTCTCACTGGTGCTTAATCTGTTGCCAGTTCTAGTGACACGATTCCCCCAAACAACAGGTTTCTTGTTAAGAACGCCGACAGGCAACAATTAGGCATGACAatcccacagtaatttttgaaaaagcttttgcaGTGTTGGGGTGCCCTCACTGGAATCAGGGGCGGCAAAAGCACAAGTGAGAAAAAGGGAGGAGTGGTACCATAAcaccgtaccgtatttccgtaacttgctaaaagactaatgCTCGaggtttgtccggcgtgggatgcaaaaaCTCATGGGCGAGAAAATGAGTAcggagaaattcttggcgaggcgagatttgaacccCATGTAACTACAATCCAAAGGCGGgcgttgtaaccactcggctatccaggcacgctagcagagcatagcataaggtgagggaggaggggagaacgagtacagagagagaaaacgaaaCGGACACaataaaaagagagcaagcatagccacgaatggcatagtttagcaaggggtgggaaagagagatgagagggtaaaagcctagccaagccagggccaGCTTCGAGCCAGGGCCCACCAGGCACCAGCTCTTCTGTGAACCAGCAtagcgcgactttgtgcaagctgcatgGCGTCGTTCCGACGAATGCCGCTGCAAACTTATCGCAACAACAAAGTCCAGGTGTGAGAAAGACAGGTCGTTTATTTCAACAATGCGGCGAACAGCGTGTGCAGGATGGAATATTTACAGATAGGGCAGCGAAAAACGAGCTTCAGTCCTCGGCCTTTTCGGGGGGCGGTCCGCACGGCTGCAGCATCTTCTCCATGATGTTGAATCGCACCCGCGCCTTGGTCTCGTTTTCGACCACCGCGAAGTAGTTGAGCATGTCGAAGTGGCCCAGGTACGAGGCGTAGCTGTCTCGGTGCTGGTTCACGAGCCACTCGTAGCGGGCCGTGTCCGCGTGTCCCGTGCCGATGTACTTGGACTGCAAGTGTTCCAGCTGACTGTGGATGTTGTAGCGATCCCCCATTTCGCTGGCGTGTAACGAAGTCGAAGGGATGGAGAGTCCGAGACACTACTCCCAGGCGTGCGCACGACTAGCGGGCAAACGTCTACGCTGCGCGGAAACGAACTTGAACGACGCGCACACCAGGTAGATCGTTCTACTTTTCTAAaactgtagtgaactagaactcTAGAACACCTTGATACACCTTGACTAACGCTA
It encodes the following:
- the LOC119405629 gene encoding splicing factor 3B subunit 5, translated to MGDRYNIHSQLEHLQSKYIGTGHADTARYEWLVNQHRDSYASYLGHFDMLNYFAVVENETKARVRFNIMEKMLQPCGPPPEKAED